Proteins encoded by one window of Glycine soja cultivar W05 chromosome 15, ASM419377v2, whole genome shotgun sequence:
- the LOC114386370 gene encoding LOB domain-containing protein 4-like: MKESGRKQGTMSPCAACKLLRRRCTPDCAFAPYFPADEPQKFDSVHKVFGASNVNKMLKELPEHQRSDAVSSMVYEAKARVRDPVYGCVGAISSLQQQVDVLQTQLALAQAEVVHMRMRQFSPLSDQQQQPSVLPEASNASSENLYHSSRLLSSQTKSLFSMDMVVDQANMGQSLWSY; the protein is encoded by the exons ATGAAGGAGAGTGGTAGAAAACAAGGTACCATGTCGCCATGTGCGGCGTGCAAGCTTCTTCGAAGGAGATGCACGCCAGATTGCGCGTTTGCTCCTTATTTTCCAGCTGATGAACCCCAGAAGTTTGATAGTGTTCACAAGGTTTTCGGGGCTAGCAATGTAAACAAAATGTTAAAG GAATTACCTGAACACCAAAGAAGTGATGCGGTTAGTTCAATGGTATATGAAGCCAAAGCCAGGGTGAGGGACCCTGTGTATGGATGTGTGGGAGCCATATCCTCTCTTCAACAACAAGTTGATGTGCTCCAAACCCAATTGGCACTGGCACAAGCAGAGGTTGTACACATGAGAATGCGCCAATTCTCACCACTATcagatcaacaacaacaaccctcAGTGCTTCCTGAAGCCTCCAATGCATCATCAGAGAACTTGTACCACTCAAGCAGGCTCTTGTCTTCACAAACCAAGTCCCTTTTTAGCATGGACATGGTCGTTGATCAGGCCAACATGGGGCAATCCTTGTGGTCATACTAG